The following are encoded in a window of Anaerolineae bacterium genomic DNA:
- a CDS encoding sugar phosphate isomerase/epimerase, with protein sequence MPDTRDTVFTLSGFGDEISSDLDQQLDALRGMGIQHLELRGVWGKNVVDLTDTEVNRVKRALADRGMSVSAIGSPIGKVPVGAPLEPHLEDLRRVLEIAHHLDTQLVRVFSFYVKPGEHERQRPEVLGRMEALVRLCEGSGVTLAHENEKEIYGDTPERCADILRHVDSPSLRAVFDPANFVQVGVARPFDRAWPLLGDYVLYAHIKDALLDSGQVVPAGRGDGQVPSLLQALKDRGRPCFLSLEPHLVFAGSTQGFSGEALFRQAAEALLSLIARLD encoded by the coding sequence ATGCCGGACACGAGAGATACAGTGTTCACCCTAAGCGGCTTTGGGGACGAGATCTCGTCCGACCTGGACCAGCAGCTGGATGCCCTTAGAGGTATGGGCATCCAGCACCTGGAGTTGCGGGGCGTCTGGGGCAAGAACGTGGTTGACCTCACCGACACAGAGGTGAACCGGGTGAAGCGGGCCTTGGCGGACCGCGGCATGTCCGTCTCTGCCATCGGCTCACCCATCGGCAAAGTGCCGGTGGGCGCCCCGCTGGAGCCGCACCTAGAGGACCTGAGGCGCGTATTGGAGATCGCCCACCATCTCGACACTCAGCTGGTGCGGGTGTTCTCGTTCTATGTCAAGCCAGGCGAACACGAACGGCAGCGGCCAGAAGTGCTCGGACGGATGGAGGCACTGGTGCGCCTCTGCGAGGGCTCGGGTGTCACCCTGGCACACGAAAACGAGAAGGAGATCTACGGGGACACCCCCGAGCGCTGCGCCGACATCCTGCGCCACGTGGATTCGCCCAGCCTGAGGGCGGTCTTCGACCCCGCCAACTTCGTTCAGGTAGGGGTCGCCCGTCCGTTCGACCGGGCTTGGCCGCTTCTAGGCGACTACGTCCTCTATGCCCACATCAAGGACGCCCTGCTAGACTCGGGCCAGGTGGTGCCCGCCGGCCGCGGAGACGGACAAGTCCCCAGTCTGCTCCAGGCACTGAAAGACAGGGGCCGACCTTGCTTTCTGTCTCTGGAGCCTCACCTCGTGTTCGCGGGGTCCACCCAGGGGTTCAGCGGGGAGGCGCTGTTCCGCCAGGCCGCTGAAGCCCTGCTGTCGCTCATCGCCCGCCTCGATTGA